In Sulfuricurvum sp., the sequence TGGTTTGACGATTGTTAAAAAAATCATTGAGTTGCATGGAGGGACGATTTGGGTTGAAAGTATCGTGGGGAAAGGAAGCCGATTTTACTTTTCTCTACCAAAGCCTGAGATGTGAGTACAACGGAGTTGTATTAAATCGGCAAGTCGAAGAAATAGGCAAGTCCGTAATAAACGCTGTAAAGTCCGTAGATCAAGATCGCCAATGCAGCAATGCGGTTCATAGTTTGTCGGAATGCGATCTCTTTGAAAATAGAGACCGATTGCCCCAGCGCGAGCAATGTCGGAACGGTTGCGAGACCGAATACCGCCATGATCAATCCCCCTTTGAGGATAGATGCCGATGCCGCCGCTTTGGCGGCAAAAAAGAAAACAAATCCGCATGGAAAGAATCCGTTCATCACCCCAAGGGCAAAAAAACTTCCGATACTTTTGCTCTTGATGAGACGGGAAAAAAGGGCTTTAAAAAGAGCGTTACTGGAAAATCCCCGTTCCAGCACATGAATCAGCTTGGAAAGGCCGAACATCCCAAGTGCCGTGATGATCATGATGATTCCGGCAAAGATAAACAAAACCCCGTGCATCTCCATACTCAAGGCGAAAAGCGACCCGATCGCACCGAAAACCATCCCTAAAACGGCATAAGAGCTGACACGCCCGAGGTTATAGGCCCCGTGACGGACGAATTGTTCTGTGCGACTCATCGATGCATCGATTTTGGTAGAGCTGTAAGCAACGATAAATCCGCCGCACATTCCGATGCAGTGACCGAAACTCCCTGCGAATGCTATGGAGACAATCAACCACCATTCAATCCCATGCATAAATAAGCCTTTTCAAAATATCAATAGTCTAAATGATTTTCGTTACAAAAGTGTTAAGGTTTAACACAAATTTAACAGTTGTATGAAACAATAGCACGAAATCATTTAAAGGATTCGTGAATGAAAAAAGTTCTCCTTACTCTGTGCGCATTGGTAGCAGTTTCCGGTGCAGATCAGCTGGTCAAATTAAATATCGACGGAATGATGTGTCCGGCGTGCGTCAAAAATGTTAAAGGTTCTTTGAACGAAGTTAACGGTGTAAAAGAAGCGAGTGTCTATCTCAAAGAGGGACGTGCGGAAGTGAAAGCATCTGACGGCACAAAACCTGAGGCGATGTGTGATGCGGTGAAAAAAGCGGGTTACGGCTGTAAAGTTGCCAAATAGTTAGTTTTTATGATATATTGCCTCTGAACATTATTTATCGGGGGTAAGTTGTGACATTTCAAGAGTCTATTTCTACATGTTTAACAAAATATGCAGAGTTCACAGGGCGGGCACCACGTTCGGAATATTGGTGGTTTGTCGTAGGGCAGTTTCTTATTGGATTTGTTGTCGGATTTGTTGCGGGAATGGTTGGTCATATTCTGGGCATGGGCTCAACACTTGCAAATATCGCTAATGTTGTCGTAACCTTAGGACTTATTCTCCCCGGTATTGCCGTGGCTGTGAGACGGTTGCATGATACCGGAAGAAGCGGCTGGTGGTACCTTCTGATCTTCATTCCGATTATCGGATGGCTTGCGCTTCTTTTTTGGTTTGTCCAACCTTCCATGGAAGGTTCAAATGAGTACGGAGAAGCACCCGCACATTAGTTTCCCGTCATTCCCAATTGTTTTGGGAATGCCAATCAGATAAAATACTTAGCCGCATCATTGCGCGTAAGATCGCTAACGGTAGTTAGTGATTCCTCTCCAAACATCAATGTTTGTTCCCCCTCAAACCCCGGTTTACAATACGCTAACATCAGTTTCGCCGCTAACATCTTGTCGTTTTCGCTCGCATTGTGCGAGATCAGTGAGTGGGGGCCGAAGAGCTCCGTATGGATATGGACGTATTTTGGATTTACGATCGCTTCCAACACGGCATTATCTTCGGCATTGCGCCCGATGATAAACTTTGCACCATCAGGGAGTCGGAGCTGACGACCGTATTTGAGGGTCGGGATGTCCTCAACGCTCATTGTATCGTGTGCGATAAAATCACGGATTTTGTTGGAGAACTTCTCATCCGTGAGGAGACATCCTCCGCCCGGGGCTTCGTAATCTTTCAGACCGAATAACTCGGCTAACTCCATCTGACGGTCACGATTACGTCCGACGATATTTTCGAGTTTGTCACGGTCTACCCACCCTTCGAGTTCCGGGATCGTCGGTTCGAGGGCTTGGGCGCTCAACGGGCGCAGAAGGAGCCCTTCACAGTTGCTGAGGTTGAGAACTTTCTGGAGTGATTCGCTGTTTTGGCTCATCGGGCGCTGACCTAACACTTCGCCGCTGATCAGGAAACTTGCCCCCCACTCCTCCATTTTCCGTTTGGCGACTTCAAACATTTTGCCGTGGCAGTCGATACAGGGGTTGAAGTTTTTGCCGTAGCCGTATTTAGGGGTAAAGAGAACTTCACGAATGTACTCATCTCGAATATCGACACTTCGAAACTCGGCACCCACCTGTTCGCACATGTTTTTCATATGGCTGAGGCGGTCTTTGGTTGAACCGAACCCTGTGTTGATATTGCAGGCAATGACTT encodes:
- a CDS encoding sulfite exporter TauE/SafE family protein, translating into MHGIEWWLIVSIAFAGSFGHCIGMCGGFIVAYSSTKIDASMSRTEQFVRHGAYNLGRVSSYAVLGMVFGAIGSLFALSMEMHGVLFIFAGIIMIITALGMFGLSKLIHVLERGFSSNALFKALFSRLIKSKSIGSFFALGVMNGFFPCGFVFFFAAKAAASASILKGGLIMAVFGLATVPTLLALGQSVSIFKEIAFRQTMNRIAALAILIYGLYSVYYGLAYFFDLPI
- a CDS encoding heavy metal-associated domain-containing protein; translation: MKKVLLTLCALVAVSGADQLVKLNIDGMMCPACVKNVKGSLNEVNGVKEASVYLKEGRAEVKASDGTKPEAMCDAVKKAGYGCKVAK
- a CDS encoding DUF805 domain-containing protein, with protein sequence MTFQESISTCLTKYAEFTGRAPRSEYWWFVVGQFLIGFVVGFVAGMVGHILGMGSTLANIANVVVTLGLILPGIAVAVRRLHDTGRSGWWYLLIFIPIIGWLALLFWFVQPSMEGSNEYGEAPAH
- a CDS encoding argininosuccinate synthase domain-containing protein gives rise to the protein MKAIALFSGGLDSTLAMKLIIDQGIEVIACNINTGFGSTKDRLSHMKNMCEQVGAEFRSVDIRDEYIREVLFTPKYGYGKNFNPCIDCHGKMFEVAKRKMEEWGASFLISGEVLGQRPMSQNSESLQKVLNLSNCEGLLLRPLSAQALEPTIPELEGWVDRDKLENIVGRNRDRQMELAELFGLKDYEAPGGGCLLTDEKFSNKIRDFIAHDTMSVEDIPTLKYGRQLRLPDGAKFIIGRNAEDNAVLEAIVNPKYVHIHTELFGPHSLISHNASENDKMLAAKLMLAYCKPGFEGEQTLMFGEESLTTVSDLTRNDAAKYFI